One window from the genome of Anopheles merus strain MAF unplaced genomic scaffold, AmerM5.1 LNR4000011, whole genome shotgun sequence encodes:
- the LOC121600912 gene encoding polyprenol reductase-like, protein MVRTTPTETMVAMTLITLQCLRRFYETWFVQVFSSKLKITHQWYVENIHNYPKQRKALVPFVL, encoded by the coding sequence ATGGTGCGCACCACGCCTACCGAGACGATGGTTGCCATGACGCTGATCACGCTGCAGTGTTTGCGCCGGTTCTACGAGACCTGGTTCGTGCAGGTGTTCTCGAGCAAGCTGAAAATCACCCACCAGTGGTACGTGGAAAACATTCACAACTATCCGAAGCAAAGGAAAGCACTCGTCCCGTTCGTTCTGTGA
- the LOC121600929 gene encoding polyprenol reductase-like yields the protein MRPGHCGPFVSVSIGVVFINGGLFTFRCDIIRFPWFDIRSSFLFVNLIVTIVVLGGLLATIENHLPTAIRQTFRYDKHALKGSSDRLEPLLEILKVWFIHFYVFAALWSVAGFAVMM from the coding sequence ATGCGACCTGGGCACTGTGGGCCCTTTGTGTCAGTTTCAAttggtgttgttttcattaatggcggtttgtttacatttcgttGCGATATCATCAGGTTCCCGTGGTTCGATATTCGGTCGAGCTTTCTTTTCGTCAACCTCATCGTGACGATCGTGGTGCTCGGTGGACTGTTGGCAACGATCGAAAACCATCTGCCCACTGCCATCCGGCAGACGTTCCGGTATGACAAGCATGCACTGAAGGGATCATCGGACCGATTGGAGCCCCTGCTGGAGATCCTGAAGGTGTGGTTCATACATTTCTACGTCTTTGCTGCCCTCTGGTCGGTGGCCGGATTTGCCGTCATGATGTAG